A region from the Microcoleus sp. FACHB-672 genome encodes:
- a CDS encoding carbohydrate ABC transporter permease, whose product MAPKSSQTPHRHLLDNDATAAWIFLAPALILLGVFVIWPIAYLFYLSFTTGSFTQAGIRWAGFRNYWRLLLSPDFWQVLFNTLYFTVATVIPSLVIPLALAVLLNRSFALRGFLRAAYFIPSITSLVAVGLGWRWLFQSEGPVNAFLNSLGITPVPWLSSTIWAMPVLILLSIWKQLGFNLVVFLAGLQAIPLQRYEAAELDGAGPWQQFWYITLPGLRPTLVFATVTTAIFTLRSFEQVYVITGGGPLNSTNLLVYYIYEEAFTLFDFGYAAAAATVLLAVTLVLVYLQLRVWGEEGARE is encoded by the coding sequence ATGGCCCCAAAATCTTCCCAAACCCCCCACCGGCACTTACTTGATAATGATGCGACGGCAGCCTGGATATTCTTAGCCCCCGCCCTCATCCTCCTAGGCGTCTTCGTCATTTGGCCTATCGCCTATCTGTTTTACCTCAGCTTCACCACCGGCAGCTTCACCCAAGCAGGCATCCGCTGGGCTGGGTTCCGCAACTACTGGCGTTTACTCCTCAGTCCCGACTTCTGGCAAGTTCTGTTTAATACCCTCTATTTCACCGTCGCTACTGTAATCCCCAGCCTCGTTATCCCCTTAGCACTCGCTGTACTACTAAACCGTTCATTTGCCTTGCGGGGCTTCCTTCGCGCCGCTTATTTCATCCCCTCTATCACCTCTCTCGTTGCAGTTGGTTTAGGGTGGCGGTGGTTATTTCAAAGTGAAGGGCCGGTTAACGCTTTTTTGAATTCTCTTGGCATCACGCCAGTGCCTTGGTTAAGCAGTACAATATGGGCAATGCCGGTGTTAATTTTATTAAGTATTTGGAAGCAGCTAGGATTCAACTTGGTGGTGTTTTTAGCAGGGTTGCAAGCGATTCCCCTCCAACGTTATGAAGCAGCTGAACTTGACGGTGCCGGCCCTTGGCAGCAATTTTGGTATATTACCCTGCCCGGATTGCGGCCTACTCTTGTCTTTGCCACCGTTACCACAGCTATTTTCACCCTACGAAGCTTTGAGCAAGTTTACGTGATCACCGGCGGAGGCCCTTTGAACTCCACCAATCTGTTGGTTTACTACATTTACGAAGAAGCCTTTACCCTTTTTGATTTTGGGTATGCCGCTGCTGCCGCCACCGTATTGCTAGCAGTAACGCTGGTGCTAGTCTATCTGCAACTGCGAGTTTGGGGGGAGGAAGGGGCGAGGGAATAG
- a CDS encoding heavy-metal-associated domain-containing protein, whose translation MTLQLKVPKMACSACVKTIIKAVTAIDPAAKIDADTKTKQVNIETQQSEAAVKKVIAAAGYPVA comes from the coding sequence ATGACACTACAACTAAAAGTCCCCAAAATGGCTTGTTCTGCTTGTGTGAAAACCATCATCAAAGCAGTCACAGCAATTGACCCGGCTGCAAAAATCGATGCAGACACCAAAACCAAGCAAGTCAACATTGAAACGCAACAATCTGAGGCGGCAGTTAAAAAAGTAATTGCTGCTGCCGGCTATCCAGTTGCTTAG
- a CDS encoding heavy metal translocating P-type ATPase: protein MDTITLKLRGMSCASCASAVEEAIKSVPGVVECQVNFAMEQTTIQYDSKQTGLEEIQQAVDDAGYSVLPVQEQEMVTGEDDAEKASRLAESQDLQRKILVGGVISIVLVVGSLPAMLGLSLPLIPAWLHNPWLQLLLTLPVQFWCGKSFYVNAWKALKRHTATMDTLVALGTSAAFFYSVFATIFPRFFTSQGLMPDVYYEPAAVIITLILLGRHLENRARGQTSDAIRQLIGLQAKTARLIRDNQEFDVPIEEVKIGDVVLVRPGEKIPVDGEIIEGSSTIDEAMVTGESVPVKKQPSDEVIGSTINKTGSFKFRATRVGKDTVLAQVVKLVQQAQGSKAPIQRLADQVTRWFVPAVIAIAIATFIIWFNVMGNLTLATIATVGVLIIACPCALGLATPTSVMVGTGKGAENGILIKDAASLELAHTIQTIVLDKTGTLTQGKPTVTDFVTVSGTANQNELKILRLAASVERNSEHPIAEAVVRYAKSQEVQLTSVENFEAIAGSGVQGIVSGRFVQIGTQRWMEELGIKTKSLEQHQVIWEASGTTVIWIAVDEEIEGIMAIADALKPSSPGVVRALQRLGLEVVMLTGDNQQTAETIAGEVGIKRVFAQVRPDQKAAQIQAIQREGKIVAMVGDGINDAPALAQADVGIAIGTGTDVAIAASDITLISGDLQGIVTAIELSHATIQNIRQNLFFAFIYNVAGIPIAAGVLFPVFGWLLNPIIAGAAMAFSSVSVITNALRLRNFKPKFNS from the coding sequence ATGGATACGATAACCCTCAAATTACGTGGCATGAGCTGTGCCTCTTGCGCTTCTGCAGTTGAAGAGGCCATTAAATCTGTTCCGGGCGTGGTTGAATGTCAGGTTAATTTTGCGATGGAACAGACAACGATTCAATATGATTCAAAGCAAACCGGCTTAGAGGAAATTCAGCAAGCTGTTGATGATGCTGGATACAGTGTGCTGCCGGTTCAAGAACAGGAAATGGTGACGGGAGAAGATGATGCTGAAAAAGCTTCTCGTTTGGCAGAATCACAAGATTTACAGCGCAAAATTTTAGTCGGAGGGGTGATTAGCATTGTGCTGGTAGTGGGTTCGCTGCCGGCAATGTTAGGGTTAAGTTTGCCCTTAATCCCTGCGTGGCTGCATAATCCTTGGTTACAACTATTGTTAACCTTGCCAGTGCAATTTTGGTGCGGGAAATCGTTTTATGTCAATGCTTGGAAAGCATTAAAACGTCACACAGCAACAATGGATACTTTGGTTGCGCTGGGAACAAGTGCGGCGTTTTTTTACTCAGTGTTTGCCACAATTTTTCCAAGATTCTTTACATCTCAGGGATTAATGCCTGATGTGTACTATGAACCGGCAGCCGTGATTATTACCTTAATTTTGCTAGGCCGGCATCTGGAAAATCGCGCTAGAGGTCAAACTTCTGATGCAATTCGTCAATTGATTGGGTTACAAGCAAAAACAGCTCGTTTAATTCGAGATAATCAAGAATTTGATGTTCCCATTGAAGAAGTCAAAATTGGGGATGTTGTTCTGGTACGTCCCGGTGAAAAAATTCCGGTAGATGGGGAGATTATTGAAGGATCTTCCACAATTGATGAAGCGATGGTGACGGGAGAAAGTGTGCCGGTTAAAAAGCAGCCTTCAGATGAAGTCATTGGATCTACGATTAACAAAACCGGCAGCTTTAAGTTTCGCGCCACACGTGTTGGAAAAGATACTGTTTTGGCTCAAGTTGTTAAATTGGTGCAACAAGCACAAGGTTCTAAAGCGCCAATTCAACGATTAGCGGATCAAGTTACGCGATGGTTTGTGCCGGCAGTCATTGCAATCGCCATCGCAACGTTTATTATCTGGTTTAATGTCATGGGTAATTTAACATTAGCCACCATCGCTACGGTGGGGGTGTTAATTATTGCTTGTCCCTGCGCTTTAGGTTTAGCAACACCCACATCTGTGATGGTAGGAACCGGCAAAGGTGCAGAGAATGGCATTTTAATTAAAGATGCCGCAAGTTTAGAATTAGCGCATACCATCCAAACCATTGTATTAGATAAAACCGGAACGCTTACCCAAGGTAAACCAACAGTTACCGATTTTGTCACGGTTAGTGGAACTGCCAATCAAAATGAGTTGAAAATCTTGCGCTTGGCTGCTTCTGTAGAGCGAAACTCAGAACATCCGATTGCTGAAGCAGTGGTTCGTTATGCCAAATCTCAGGAAGTTCAGTTAACCAGTGTAGAGAATTTTGAAGCAATTGCCGGCAGTGGGGTTCAGGGAATTGTATCAGGCCGATTTGTACAAATTGGCACTCAGCGATGGATGGAGGAGTTAGGAATTAAGACGAAATCTCTGGAACAACATCAGGTAATTTGGGAAGCTAGCGGGACAACAGTGATTTGGATTGCGGTGGATGAAGAAATTGAGGGAATAATGGCAATTGCCGACGCACTTAAACCCTCATCACCCGGCGTTGTGAGAGCGTTACAAAGGTTAGGTTTAGAAGTTGTAATGCTAACCGGAGATAACCAACAAACAGCCGAAACGATTGCCGGTGAAGTGGGAATAAAGCGCGTGTTTGCACAGGTTAGACCTGATCAAAAAGCAGCTCAAATACAGGCAATTCAAAGAGAAGGAAAAATTGTGGCAATGGTGGGAGATGGGATTAATGATGCGCCGGCTTTAGCGCAAGCTGATGTGGGAATTGCGATTGGAACGGGAACAGATGTTGCAATTGCTGCCAGTGATATTACGCTCATTTCAGGAGATTTGCAAGGCATTGTAACCGCAATTGAACTTAGCCACGCCACGATTCAAAATATTCGCCAAAATCTGTTTTTCGCCTTTATATATAATGTGGCCGGTATTCCCATCGCAGCGGGGGTTTTATTCCCCGTGTTTGGGTGGTTACTCAATCCGATTATTGCAGGAGCGGCAATGGCGTTTAGTTCGGTATCTGTGATTACAAATGCTTTGCGCTTACGCAATTTTAAACCAAAGTTCAATTCGTAA
- a CDS encoding cupredoxin domain-containing protein has translation MFNQNRIWGSLAGIGFLLSLVSGVNAAEIHPKQTAQFQRIEQPLAAKAGVTLGGLGLIGLELWWFVFSKTKSREADSNQGVQEVTITVDGGYEPARVIVSAGKLVRLNFMRRDRSSCLEKIVLPDFQIAQNLVLDRITSVEFTPQQPGNYTFTCGMNMFRGVIEVQNEGV, from the coding sequence ATGTTCAATCAAAATAGGATTTGGGGAAGTCTTGCCGGCATTGGATTTTTGCTATCCCTAGTCTCTGGAGTTAACGCTGCTGAAATACACCCGAAGCAGACGGCTCAATTTCAACGCATTGAGCAACCTTTAGCCGCAAAAGCCGGTGTAACGTTAGGCGGTTTGGGATTAATTGGTTTGGAGTTATGGTGGTTTGTTTTCAGTAAAACTAAAAGCCGGGAAGCTGATTCCAATCAAGGAGTTCAGGAAGTAACAATTACCGTAGACGGTGGCTATGAACCGGCACGTGTGATTGTGAGTGCCGGCAAACTTGTTCGGCTGAATTTTATGCGCCGTGATCGTAGTAGTTGTTTGGAAAAAATTGTACTACCTGATTTCCAGATCGCTCAAAATTTAGTCCTTGATCGGATAACTTCTGTGGAATTTACACCCCAACAGCCTGGAAATTACACCTTCACTTGTGGCATGAATATGTTTCGCGGTGTCATAGAAGTGCAAAATGAGGGAGTTTAA
- a CDS encoding clan AA aspartic protease, with protein sequence MGAVRILVKLTNAIDEALVSRGLLAPDLLRECDTPALVDTDALSLVIPAGMVGRLGSRIRGQRMVQYADGREESVGAIEPVIIDCQGRQTVGEALVTGDEVLIGQVVLEQLDFLVNCKNQQLIPNLANPNYPIAMIK encoded by the coding sequence ATGGGCGCAGTTCGGATTCTGGTGAAGCTAACAAATGCAATAGATGAAGCATTGGTGAGTCGGGGTTTGCTTGCGCCCGATCTGCTGCGTGAGTGCGACACACCGGCACTCGTTGATACAGATGCATTATCCCTCGTAATTCCAGCAGGGATGGTGGGGCGACTTGGCTCGCGAATTCGGGGGCAGCGCATGGTACAGTATGCCGATGGACGCGAGGAATCTGTGGGAGCCATAGAACCTGTCATCATTGATTGTCAGGGGCGTCAAACTGTAGGAGAGGCATTGGTAACGGGTGACGAGGTGCTAATTGGGCAGGTTGTTTTAGAGCAATTAGATTTTTTAGTTAATTGTAAAAATCAGCAATTAATTCCAAATCTAGCCAACCCGAATTATCCAATCGCGATGATTAAGTAA
- the purN gene encoding phosphoribosylglycinamide formyltransferase translates to MTTDQAQSTPSFISPAIPLNLMAEYPPAGTPLKLGVMASGSGTNFEVVAQAIADGKLNAKIQVLIYNNPGAKVIARAEKFGIPAILLNHREYKQREDLDSKIVETLQQYDVDWVIMAGWMRVVTQVLVDAFPDRMINIHPSLLPSFPGIRGVEQALEAGVKIAGCTVHFVRLEVDSGPIIMQAAVPVLPNDTSETLHARIQVQEHKILPQAIALAAAQRAGLMLNC, encoded by the coding sequence ATGACTACCGATCAGGCACAATCAACTCCTAGCTTTATTTCTCCTGCCATTCCTCTTAATCTCATGGCAGAATATCCTCCAGCCGGCACTCCGTTAAAATTGGGAGTGATGGCGTCTGGAAGTGGCACAAATTTTGAAGTGGTTGCTCAAGCAATTGCCGATGGCAAACTTAATGCTAAAATTCAAGTTTTGATTTACAATAATCCCGGCGCTAAAGTGATCGCCAGAGCAGAAAAGTTTGGCATCCCGGCAATTCTTCTCAATCACCGTGAGTATAAACAACGGGAAGATTTAGACAGCAAAATTGTTGAGACGTTGCAGCAATATGATGTGGACTGGGTGATTATGGCCGGCTGGATGCGAGTGGTCACTCAAGTTTTAGTGGATGCTTTTCCAGACCGAATGATTAATATTCACCCCAGTTTATTACCCAGTTTTCCAGGGATTCGAGGTGTTGAGCAAGCACTGGAAGCGGGTGTAAAAATAGCAGGATGTACAGTTCATTTTGTACGGCTAGAAGTAGACAGTGGGCCAATTATTATGCAAGCTGCGGTGCCGGTTTTGCCCAATGATACATCCGAAACTTTGCACGCTCGAATTCAAGTTCAAGAACACAAAATTTTGCCCCAAGCAATCGCACTTGCAGCCGCGCAACGTGCCGGTCTAATGTTGAATTGTTGA
- a CDS encoding CPBP family intramembrane glutamic endopeptidase has translation MTEPLPKQPEIDPLTRIEILGYMGVTAVLLLVLAKLWQHFRGISLLPLSWAGMALPWGLAVGVGISVASSMIYRLWPAYRQSANYYLALILKPLQWPDLIWLGLLPALSEELLFRGVMLSDLGLNTVGLLVSSVFFGILHFSGPQHWPYVVWATVVGLILGYSALATGNLLVPIVAHVFTNLASGCLWKLGRLSGGSAGS, from the coding sequence GTGACTGAACCACTTCCTAAGCAGCCAGAGATCGACCCCCTAACACGTATCGAAATTTTAGGTTACATGGGGGTAACAGCCGTTCTATTGCTGGTGCTGGCTAAGCTTTGGCAGCACTTTCGGGGCATTTCCCTGCTTCCCCTCAGTTGGGCCGGCATGGCATTACCTTGGGGATTGGCGGTTGGTGTGGGGATTTCTGTTGCAAGTTCCATGATTTATCGCCTTTGGCCGGCATATCGGCAAAGTGCAAATTATTACTTAGCTTTAATCCTCAAACCTTTGCAGTGGCCAGATTTAATTTGGCTAGGACTGTTGCCCGCTTTAAGTGAAGAACTTTTATTTCGCGGCGTGATGTTATCGGATTTGGGATTAAATACGGTTGGCTTACTTGTCTCCAGCGTATTTTTTGGCATTTTACATTTCAGTGGCCCTCAACACTGGCCTTATGTCGTTTGGGCAACTGTTGTGGGGCTGATACTCGGATATAGTGCGTTAGCCACCGGCAATTTGTTAGTGCCCATTGTGGCTCATGTCTTTACGAATTTAGCCTCCGGTTGCCTTTGGAAATTAGGCCGGTTGAGTGGAGGCAGCGCCGGTTCATAA
- a CDS encoding DUF3326 domain-containing protein encodes MNKRPYTVVLIVPTGIGAAIGGYAGDALPVARAMSHVCDRLITHPNVLNGAQLYWPCENAFYVEGYGLDKFATGCWGLRPVHQNRVGLILDQGIEPELRLRHLQAADATRATLGLNLTDYVVTDAPLEVELRTSAAGASWGTIGNPGSLLRAAEVLISQAKADAIAVVARFPDDPESEALQQYRHGEGVDPLAGAEAVISHLVVRTFQIPCAHAPALSPLPLDPHLSPRSAAEELGYTFLPCILVGLSRAPQFVITKSGHCQATDIWAEEVDAVVIPATAAGGSAVMSLSRLPKTQIIAVSENTTTMQVSPEQLGIKAVRVNSYLEALGVIVADRAGVNAAALSPTISPLNCLECRDRG; translated from the coding sequence TTGAACAAGCGTCCTTACACGGTTGTATTGATTGTGCCCACCGGCATTGGGGCGGCAATTGGAGGTTATGCCGGCGATGCGTTGCCGGTAGCCAGAGCCATGTCGCACGTTTGTGATCGCCTGATTACTCACCCCAACGTGCTTAACGGCGCTCAATTGTACTGGCCTTGTGAGAACGCTTTTTATGTAGAAGGCTATGGGCTTGACAAATTTGCTACAGGATGCTGGGGACTGCGACCCGTCCATCAAAACCGGGTGGGTTTAATTCTCGATCAAGGCATTGAACCGGAGTTGCGGTTGCGACATTTGCAAGCGGCAGACGCCACCAGAGCGACTTTGGGGCTGAATTTGACAGATTATGTGGTGACGGATGCCCCCTTAGAAGTGGAATTGCGAACCTCGGCTGCCGGTGCAAGTTGGGGCACGATTGGCAATCCAGGCAGTTTGTTGCGGGCGGCTGAGGTGCTGATTTCCCAAGCAAAGGCGGATGCAATTGCCGTCGTTGCAAGGTTCCCCGATGATCCAGAAAGTGAAGCTTTGCAACAATATCGCCACGGGGAAGGAGTCGATCCGCTTGCCGGCGCGGAAGCGGTGATCAGTCATCTTGTCGTGCGAACGTTTCAAATTCCCTGTGCCCACGCGCCGGCCCTCTCACCGCTTCCCCTTGATCCGCACCTATCTCCCCGATCTGCTGCGGAGGAGTTGGGTTATACATTTCTTCCCTGTATTTTGGTTGGCCTGAGTCGTGCGCCTCAGTTTGTCATTACAAAGTCAGGTCATTGTCAAGCAACAGATATCTGGGCCGAGGAAGTTGACGCTGTGGTGATTCCGGCAACGGCTGCCGGTGGCAGCGCAGTGATGAGTTTAAGCCGGCTTCCCAAAACACAAATCATTGCAGTTAGCGAAAATACCACCACGATGCAAGTTTCGCCTGAACAGTTGGGAATTAAAGCAGTGCGGGTTAATTCTTATTTAGAGGCGCTGGGTGTCATAGTCGCCGATCGTGCCGGTGTGAATGCGGCAGCACTCAGCCCAACAATCTCACCGTTAAATTGCCTAGAATGCAGAGACAGGGGTTAG
- a CDS encoding 2Fe-2S iron-sulfur cluster-binding protein codes for MSNIYTVEFHHQGKTHTIEVPEDKTILQAAYAAGIDLPSSCNAGVCTTCAAQVLNGGKVEQSEGMGVGTELQAEGYALLCVAYPRSDLKIVTEKEDEVYQRQFGKP; via the coding sequence ATGTCCAACATTTATACCGTTGAATTTCACCATCAAGGCAAAACCCACACGATTGAAGTCCCAGAAGATAAAACGATTCTTCAGGCTGCTTATGCAGCGGGCATAGATTTACCAAGTTCTTGTAATGCCGGCGTCTGTACCACCTGTGCTGCCCAGGTTCTAAACGGGGGGAAGGTGGAACAAAGTGAGGGCATGGGCGTGGGAACTGAACTTCAAGCAGAAGGCTATGCGCTGCTGTGTGTCGCTTATCCCCGATCCGATCTCAAAATTGTTACGGAGAAAGAAGACGAGGTTTACCAACGACAATTTGGGAAACCTTAA
- a CDS encoding YcjF family protein, whose protein sequence is MSEKDYSLDEVLGRIGNAYQEAESHLGQCNVLVIGKTGVGKSTLINAVFKERLAETGIGKPITQGIRQYTKQGCPITVYDTPGLELNTEQIERVRLEVANLIEDQRMQDAKQHIHVVWYCISHEARRFEEIEESWIKALELKDVPVILVLMQTTTQKSSEFFTYLEGKNLPVSQIVPVMALPKKVHDDFPPVEIHGLTRLVEATLELLPQIAKKAFVREQIASIEIKAKEALKYVNAYVAGSSLIGASPIPFSDAPLLMTMQTAMLANITVIFGLPFDRAFMSTVVSAIVGAGGMAAVGRAFVGNLLKMIPGAGSLVGGVIAGSTAAALTMGLGLSYIEVLKIYLRAKIKGEEISRPDLTKMVVDFYKDYMTSGRQNLKDDDESPPPRNIDIQ, encoded by the coding sequence ATGTCAGAAAAAGATTACTCATTAGATGAAGTCTTAGGAAGAATTGGCAATGCTTACCAAGAAGCAGAAAGCCATTTAGGGCAGTGTAATGTTTTGGTAATCGGGAAAACCGGCGTTGGCAAAAGCACTTTAATTAATGCGGTTTTTAAAGAACGTTTGGCAGAAACCGGCATTGGCAAACCGATTACTCAAGGAATCCGGCAATATACTAAACAAGGATGCCCAATCACGGTTTATGATACGCCGGGATTAGAACTGAATACAGAACAAATTGAACGGGTGCGGCTAGAAGTTGCTAACCTCATTGAAGATCAAAGAATGCAGGATGCCAAACAACACATTCATGTTGTTTGGTATTGCATCAGTCATGAGGCACGCCGGTTTGAGGAAATTGAGGAAAGTTGGATTAAAGCGCTGGAATTGAAAGATGTGCCGGTGATTCTAGTTCTGATGCAAACAACTACGCAAAAGTCAAGTGAATTTTTCACTTATTTGGAAGGAAAAAATTTACCTGTTAGTCAAATTGTGCCGGTGATGGCGCTACCCAAAAAAGTTCACGATGACTTTCCGCCTGTAGAAATACACGGTTTAACACGGTTAGTCGAAGCAACTTTAGAACTTTTGCCGCAAATCGCAAAAAAGGCATTTGTTAGAGAACAAATTGCCAGTATTGAGATAAAGGCTAAAGAAGCTTTGAAGTATGTAAATGCTTATGTCGCCGGCTCGTCTCTTATTGGGGCTTCTCCGATTCCTTTCTCGGATGCGCCGCTATTAATGACGATGCAAACGGCAATGCTGGCAAATATTACGGTAATTTTTGGTTTGCCCTTTGATCGGGCTTTTATGAGTACGGTGGTGTCTGCAATTGTGGGTGCCGGCGGCATGGCAGCAGTGGGCAGAGCATTTGTGGGAAACTTACTTAAAATGATACCCGGTGCCGGCTCGCTTGTGGGTGGAGTGATTGCCGGCTCAACGGCAGCAGCCCTAACAATGGGACTGGGTTTATCTTATATAGAAGTTCTAAAAATTTACCTAAGAGCCAAAATCAAGGGGGAAGAAATCTCTCGCCCAGACCTGACAAAAATGGTTGTAGACTTTTACAAAGATTATATGACTTCAGGCCGGCAAAATTTGAAGGATGACGACGAATCGCCCCCACCCCGAAATATTGACATTCAGTAA
- a CDS encoding tetratricopeptide repeat protein has translation MDREFYNRGLEKARQGDHPGAIQEFNRALRINPDFAEAYHKRGLAHFDCGEAREAIADYTQALSLQPASLDVYFSRGIAHLALAEAPAAIEDALQALRIDANYAPAYRLQGSAYRRQGDIQAAITSFKQAAELYLEQKDAVNCRKCLDNVKQLQPAPLVKEESKTRLPIGEHKEFFNQILQRFEEGDKRGVIEDLNWALKVDPQDAQAYRCRGIVRYKQEDYRGAISDLNQALRLNSQDAVAYHYRGMVRSQMGDHHGAIADLNQALQILPEAGKVYVARGNAYRAVANYQGAIKDYTQALQINPDDPEAYYNRGIAQSCLEEMKAAIADYQNAAKLFCDKEDWVNYQKALDSLKLIQASVPKQTAAGVANPLWQKLVRLVGGYWEIAERLIEQEREKFPDMPEEWYWEKVIYDLERDRE, from the coding sequence ATGGATCGCGAATTCTATAATCGAGGATTAGAAAAAGCGCGTCAAGGAGATCACCCAGGCGCAATTCAGGAATTTAACCGTGCCTTGCGAATTAATCCTGACTTTGCGGAAGCTTACCACAAGCGAGGGTTGGCACACTTCGACTGTGGAGAGGCGCGGGAGGCAATTGCGGATTACACGCAAGCTTTGTCCCTACAACCGGCGAGTCTTGACGTATACTTCAGCCGGGGAATCGCTCATTTGGCGCTGGCAGAGGCACCGGCAGCCATTGAGGATGCGTTGCAAGCTTTACGCATCGATGCCAATTATGCGCCGGCTTATCGCCTTCAGGGTAGTGCTTACCGCCGGCAGGGAGATATCCAAGCAGCCATCACCAGTTTTAAACAAGCGGCAGAATTATATCTTGAGCAAAAGGATGCCGTAAATTGCCGTAAATGTCTGGATAATGTCAAACAACTCCAGCCGGCACCTTTAGTTAAAGAAGAAAGTAAAACACGGCTGCCAATTGGGGAACATAAAGAATTTTTTAATCAAATCTTGCAACGGTTTGAAGAAGGAGATAAACGGGGCGTTATTGAAGATTTAAATTGGGCGCTGAAAGTCGATCCTCAAGATGCCCAAGCTTACCGTTGCCGAGGAATTGTTCGTTACAAGCAAGAAGATTATCGGGGCGCAATTTCTGATTTAAACCAAGCTTTGCGATTGAATTCCCAGGATGCTGTCGCCTATCATTACCGGGGGATGGTGCGTTCTCAAATGGGAGATCACCACGGTGCAATTGCTGATCTAAACCAAGCACTGCAAATTCTACCGGAAGCTGGGAAGGTTTATGTCGCCAGAGGCAATGCTTATCGAGCTGTTGCTAATTATCAGGGCGCAATTAAAGATTATACACAAGCACTGCAAATTAATCCTGATGATCCTGAAGCTTATTATAATCGGGGAATTGCTCAATCTTGTTTAGAAGAAATGAAAGCAGCGATTGCAGATTATCAAAATGCTGCTAAATTATTTTGCGATAAGGAAGACTGGGTTAATTATCAAAAAGCGCTGGATAGTCTGAAATTAATTCAAGCTTCTGTGCCGAAACAAACGGCTGCCGGGGTCGCGAATCCTTTATGGCAAAAACTTGTACGACTGGTTGGGGGTTATTGGGAAATTGCTGAGCGATTAATTGAGCAGGAAAGAGAAAAATTTCCCGATATGCCGGAAGAGTGGTATTGGGAAAAAGTGATTTATGATCTGGAGCGTGATCGGGAGTGA